One stretch of Mus pahari chromosome 5, PAHARI_EIJ_v1.1, whole genome shotgun sequence DNA includes these proteins:
- the Mrpl30 gene encoding 39S ribosomal protein L30, mitochondrial, translated as MAGVLRSVFQRPPGRLQTVKKGAESLIGTEWIRHKFTKSRIPDKVFQPKPEDHEKYGGDPQNPHKLHIVTRIRSTKRRPYWEKDTIKMLGLQKAHSPQIHKNIPSVNAKLKVVKHLIRIQPLKLPQGLPTEETMSSTCLKSTGELVVQWHLKPVEQEVKS; from the exons ATGGCTGGGGTTCTGCGCTCTGTGTTCCAGAGGCCTCCAGGCAGACTACAG ACTGTGAAGAAAGGTGCAGAATCTCTCATTGGTACAGAATGGATTCGCCACAAATTTACCAAATCAAGAATTCCAGATAAA GTGTTTCAGCCTAAACCTGAAGATCATGAAAAGTATGGTGGGGACCCCCAGAACCCTCATAAACTGCACATTGTCACAAGAATAAGAAGTACAAAGAGGCGTCCATACTGGGAAAAAGATACCATCAAGATGCTCGGACTACAGAAG GCACACAGCCCTCAAATTCACAAGAACATCCCATCGGTGAATGCAAAACTGAAAGTGGTTAAACACTTGATACGCATCCAGCCCCTGAAGCTGCCACAGGGACTTCCCACAGAAGAGACCATGTCCAGCACATGCCTCAAGAGCACTGGGGAGTTGGTTGTGCAGTGGCACCTGAAGCCTGTGGAGCAGGAGGTGAAGTCCTGA